The genomic segment GTCTACCGTCAATCACGAAACGAACCTGAGATGCGTGCAACTGGCTCGTACGGTGAATGCGATACACGGTCATAGACACGTGAAAAGATCAACGAGGGACACAGCACCGAGAACCCGAGCGCGCTCTGTGCGATCCATGCCGAGGACACGGTCGTTGGCTGGGCCGTGACGAACCTCCATGACGTGCGTGCTCACGCTGCCTACGTTGGATACTACGTCCTGCCTGATTACTGGGGCAACGGCTACGCAAGCGAGGCGGCGCAACTGCTTGTTGCCTATGCTTTTGACGAACTCAATGCGCACCGCGTCGAGGCGAGCGTTCAGGCGGACAATCCCGCGAGCAAGCGTGTCCTCGAAAAGCTCGGATTTCAGCAAGAGGAACGAAACGCGATGCCTACTACAAGCAAGGCGAGTATAAGGACATCACACTTTGGAGCCTGCTCACCCACGAATTTGAAGAGTAGCCGGAGTTCGTTCTATCTCTCCAATCGCTCTCACTCAATACGTCGGTTCAGGAACCACGGCAGGCAAACCGATCTAGTGACTGCCAGCTACGACTCGGAGGACGCCCCGACCGCGTCAGAGATCGCCTGAAGGTCAGCCTTTCTGAACGTGGAGTCGTCTGCCGTCTCCAGCGACTCCGCGACGCCGACCTGCGCCCGGATGAGTTGGCGCATCCGCGTCGCCGACGGTTGTCCCGACTCGTCGACATCGACCTCGAGCGCCTCACAGATCGCCTGTAGCTCCTCTTCGTGAACGACGCCTCGAACTCCCGTTCGAAGCGACCCGTCGCCGCTCGAATCGTGTTCCGCACCTCGTGAACGGTCAAATTCATGAGTCTCCACTCTCCTGTCGCCACCCTCAATCTTCCTACTCGGTAGCACCGAGCGTTCCAGAAGATGCGAATCGGAGGTGGTTACTGACCATTGCTGAATTCATCCTCTCGATCTAGCACGCCGCTCCCGCCAGAAAGTCGGCAGTTCGTACAAACTCTGCTGAATATAGGGCGCGTATCGATCAGGCTAACCCATTCCTCTCCCGTGGTAGGCATACAGCTGAATCGGTCATGCTGCGAAGTACGCATTATAATTTGTCGACAATAGCGCTGGGCAATTTGCTGATTTCTCCGGGTTTCTGAATCAGTCGAAGTCCACTACAATCTGGTCAAGAGGTAAGGTGCCAATGGACTCTACCGGTGGATCGAATCGATTAACAGCTAGCGGTTGCCCATCCGCTTCGGCCTGATCGAACGCAGTAGTTCCCGCCGTTTGTCCGAGAATCGTGAATGAATCGACCAGATACGGCAGACCATTGGAGGCTAATGACAGCGGTCGATTCATGACGTGGAAGTGCAAGTGAGGAGCGATACTGTTGCCTGAGTTGCCAACCAGTCCCAGAACGTCACCTTGCTCGACGTGATCACCTTCCGCTACGCGAATGCTGCCCGGTTGGAAGTGCGCATACAGCGCGTAGTTCTCACAGCCAAGATCGAGGATTACTGCGTTGCCATCCGCCTTCTCGAGGATGATCTCTTCCGGAAACTCACCCGGAACATTCTCCGGAACGCCGTCGACTACCTTGACCACCGTACCGTCAGCGACCGCGATCGCTTTCTCCCCGTATATAGTGTAACTTTCGAGGTCTTCCCGTGGACCGTCAAAGATGCGATCCTTGGCATCGAGTTGTTCGTAGTCCACTGCATAGCGCTGTGCGAGCCAGATTTGACCATTGACTGGAAGTGTCGCCCGGGTATGACGGACTGCGTCTCCAAATGAATCGGCCGCTATGTAGTTCGAACCTCTCAGAGGAGGCCCAACGGTGACAACATCGCGCAGGTCAACCGTGATTTCTCCCACTGATTCTACGAGCTCTTGCTGATCCGGCGGTGCGGCTTCGGCTTTCAGAGATACCCGATGGATCAGTCTTTCGGGGACATCAGATGATTCATCGACGTTCACATGCAAGAAGACGAGAGCTGTCATTGCCGGGTCGAACGACGCGACAGTATCTCGTCTCCCTGCTGGTTGGAGACGATTGGCCACCTCATCTGCATCAAGCGCATGAATCGCAGCACCAGTATCTGCGTTGATTACTTCAAGCTGCTCTATAGTTACTGGCCCAGTTGTGAAGTTTGTCAACATGAGTTCGTATGCCAGGTACGTCTGCCCGTCAGAGCCAGTGAAGGGAATTGGAGCAGAGAGCACCTCCCCAACTAGCGGAGTGGAATTCTGGGAAATATCCACGACGGCAGAATTTTTCGACGTACTCCGACAAGTGTTTGTGGCGGTAGAGACGGTATTTGTTGCCGGGTTCACCATTGATCCATTGGTCGCTGAGACGTCAACGGACGCTCGTCCTTTACCAAGGGAGTCCGCGCTGACCCCTAATAATCCAAGTGCTGAGCCTTTCAGCATGGTTCGACGATTGAATTTCACGGTACTAATACCTCTCAAGAAGAGATAAACTTATCTAGAAGATATAATACTATTGATGACTCGATCCAGTGCTACCCAACACATGATTTTCGAATGAACCAACTGCTGAGGATCGTCCCGCAACTCCCAGATTCCGACATCCGGTTCCTGCCATGCCTCACAGACGTAGTTGATGATGACTCTCATTACATCCCAGTCGTCCTCAGAGAGCGTTTCTCCGTAGCGCATCGTCTCATAGATGCCCTGAATCAACTCGTCATATACATCGAGTTGCTGCTGTTCGACCGCCGCATTGCCAATTCTGACGGGTGTAGAGTTCCGGTAGCCCGAAAGATGATCGAGTATGTGTTCTTGGTGGTAGTCATGATCGTGCAGCCCATACAGTGGTTGGATATCCGCGGGATCACCCTGTGAACAGTGGCTCATAGGTCGAAATACTGTGTGGCCTCTTCGAGATGACCCAACTCGGCAAACGCTTGCACGGTAAGAGCTGAATCACGAATCCAGTTAAACCGATAATCCCAGTTGCGAACGCCGCCGATGTCTTCGGGGAGTGAGGTCGTCGGTGCAGCACAGATGGCTCCCGTCTCGTGGTGGGTCAGCAGCTTCAGAGCGAGTGCTGAACGAATCGCCAGATCGTGCCACCGACCATCAATCGAACAGATTTCGGACTCCGGGCACTGGTGAATCCAGTCACGCCAGTAGTCGATGACGTCGGCAAGCGTCTCTTGATGGATGGGGTGGTTCTATCGGGATTTCCTGGTCGTGACCGAGTACGAGCCAACGCGTTTCACCCTCCGATAGTGCTACTGAGGTGTGGGCAGCGTGATCCGAGATCGAAAACGGAACCGATCCCGAGAGAAAGACTTCCTTCTCATTACTGGTTGCAACGACGCCATGACGTGCCTCCTCAACGGTGGGTTTCGTTCGCGCGTAATCGAACCGCGGTTCGAACTCGACAGCCATATCGACGTGGCCGCTCTCACAGGTGAGTTTACGGAAAACCGTCGCCTGAGGAACCTGATGAGCTTCGGCAATATCCGGAATGGACATGAAATCGGTGACTGTCGCCTGTCCCGAAGTCGTCTCGAACCGTGTCTCCAAGACGTTCGTCCGGTCGAGATACTCGTGGCTCGCCTCGAAGGGGGTAGCAGGTTGAACGGTGAAGTGACCGCCATCCTCAGCATCTAACAGCCGTGCAAAGAGGCTCGACGATTCGACGTGAGGAAGACAACACCAGTCGACTACACCATCGTGATTGATGAGAGCAACAGTTTCTAAGTTGCCGATGATCCGTGCTCTTCGATAGGTGGATAGTCCATTGTTGAAAATTTGTTAGGATGTTGTCTGAACTACTATTCGTTGGAAACTGCCGCTCCCTCCACTGTTTATGTGTGGTGGTTCAATACGTGATTGATGATTCATCCTCACTCAGTCTCTTCTTGAACGAGCCATGTGACACTCTTCGAGCGACCCCACTGTTCGAGTGTGATTCCGGTCAGTTCGTTCTGGAGTCGTTGTAGGTGTTGGGCTACCGCCTTCGGCGTCTCGTCGATCTCGTCCGCGATATCACGAGCCTTGAGATACGTCGGCTCACAATCTGCTTGTTGGACCAAGTATGCCGGACTACTCGACGTGTGAAATTAGTCATAGAAGGAGATTTCCGCTTCGTTAGCGGAGGAATCCGAGCAGCTTGTAGTCGTGGTCCGGCGTGTACCGACGGAACAGCAGGCTGTTCGAGAGCACCGAGACGCTCGAAAAGGCCATCGCCACCGCGGCCAGGACGGGTTGCAGCAGTCCCAGCGAGGCGAGCGGGATCATCGCCGTGTTGTAGCCGAGCGCCCAGAAGAGGTTCTGTTTGATCTTCTGGAGCGTGCCGTCGGAGATGCGGATAGCCTTCACTACATCGAGCGGGTCGTCGCGCATCAGGGTGACATCGGCAGCCTCGATGGCCACGTCGGTGCCGGAGCCGATGGCGGTGCCCACGTAGGCGGTCGCGAGCGCCGGCGCGTCGTTGACGCCGTCGCCGACCATCATCGCCCTCGTACCGTCGGACTGGATGTCGTCGAGCGCGTCGGATTTGTCCTCTGGCAGGACCCCCGCGCGGACGTTGTCGGGGTCGATGCCGACCTCCTTGGCGACCGCTGCGGCCGTGCGCTCGTTGTCGCCGGTGATCATGTGGACTGCGAGATCGCGTTCATGGAGCGCCGCGACGGCTTCTTTTGCGCTCTCTTTGACCGTATCGGCGTCGGCGACGAGACCCAGTAGGGTATCGCCGCGCGCGACGAGCATCGCGGTCTTGCCCTCGCCTTCGAGCCGTTCGAGTTCCTCGGTGGCGGGCGAGGGGTCGATGTCGTTGTCGCGCATGAGTTTACGGTTGCCAACGAGCACCTCCTCGCCGTCGACCGTCGCACGGACTCCGTGACCGGGCACGTTCTCGAATTCGGTGGGGTCGGTGAGACCGATGCCGCGTTCTTCGGCACCGTCGACGATAGCCTGCGCGAGCGGGTGCTCGCTGCCGGATTCGGCGCTCGCGGCGGCGTGGAGCACCGTCTCCTCGTCAACCGCTGACCGCTCGTCGAGCACCGCACCGCCGTCGGTCGTCGGTTCGCCGCCGTCGGTGGCGGTGTGGCTTCCATCGAGGGGAACGACGTCGGTCAGTTCCATCGCGCCCTCGGTCAGCGTCCCGGTCTTGTCGAAGACGACCGTATCGACATCCTTGGCGCGTTCGAGGACGTCGCCACCCTTGAACAGGACGCCGTTTTTCGCGCCGATAGAGGTACCGACCATCGTCGCCGCCGGCGTCGCCAGCCCGAGCGCACAGGGACAGGCGATCAACACGGCAGAGGCGAAGACGACCACCGCGAACTCGAAGACCGAGACGCCGCCACCGGCGGCCGTCGGCCCACCGGCGACGAGTCCCCACAGCGGGAGCCAGTCGACGAAGCCCGCGAGCGCCGCGGGGAACAGATACCAGACGAGACCCCACAGCAGCGCGTTGGCGATGACGATCGGCACGAAGTACGCCGAGATACGGTCGGCGAGATTCTGAATGTCGGGCTGGCGCGACTGCGCTTCTTTGACCGTCTGGACGATCTGCTGGAGCGCCGTGTCCGCGCCGACCTTGGTGGCTTCGACAGTCAGCACGCCGTTTTCATTGATGGTCGAACCCACTACCTCGTCGCCTTCCTCCTTCTCGACGGGCACGGACTCGCCGGTGACCATCGATTCGTCAACGGCGGACTGTCCGTCGACGACGGTGCCGTCAGTCGGGATCTGCTCGCCCGGGCGGACCTTCATGTGGTCGCCGACATCGACCTCATCGAGCGGGATCTCCTCCTCGTTACCGCCTTCGTCGACGACGGTCGCGGTGTCGGCCTCCATTTCGAGCAATTGCTGGAGGGCTTCACCCGCCTGCCCTTTCGAGCGGGCTTCGAGATAGTTGCCGAGCGTGATGAACACGAGGATCAACGCAGCCGTATCGAAGTACAGACTCCCCGCGAGCACGCCCAGTAGCACGACGACCGAGTAGAGGTAGGCCGTCGAGGAGCCGAGCGCGATGAGCACGTCCATGTTCGCGGTGCGGTTCTTGACGAGCGCTTTGTAGGCGTTCTCGTAGAACGGCCGGCCGAGCACGATTTGGACTGGGGTCGCAAGCAGGAACTCCACCCAGCCGAACTCGATGCCGAAAATCGTCTCGGGGAGCGCCCCACCACCCAGCAGCAGCTTCTCGACCATGAACGCGATCAGCGGCAGCGACAGCACCGCGCCAAAGAGGGTGAGCCGGAGCTGGCGGTGAATCTCGCCCTCGCGGGCGGCGTCGCGCTGGTCCTGTTCGGAATCGCCGCTGCCGTCGTCGCGCACCGGCGAGTAGCCTGCGTCCTCGACCGCCGTGTAGAGCTGCTCTCGGTCGGTTTCTGCGGGGTTGTATTCGACGTTCGCTTCGTCGGTCGCATAGTTGACCTCCGCCGAAATCACGCCCGGGACATCTTCGAGTGCCTCTTGGTTGGTTTCGGCGCAGTTCGAACACGTCATGTCCGTGATGGCGATGGAGGTCGAGGCGCTCACCGCCTCGTAACCGGCGTTGTCGACCGCGGTGTAGATGTCCGCCAGCGACACCTCGTCGGGATCATATTCGACGGTTCCCTCATCGGTCGCATAGTTGACATTTGTCTCGCTCACCCCCGCAAGCCCTTCCACGGATTCCGTTATCGACTGGGAGCATGTCGCACAACTCATGCCCTGTATGTCGAGTTGTGTTTTTCGGTGACTCATCAATAGTACATACGGGGTCCTCATTCAATGCGGTTTTTCTTCTGATATACAGGATTCGGGTCCGTATGAGCTTGTGATTCGAAAGCCAAATTCGAGTACGTCCGATTTAACTCGTTGCCTCCTCTAATCGTTCATATTGCTCTTCGAAGCGGGCCTCACACGATGGACAACAAAACTGATACAGGTCACCGCCGATACGGGTGGCAACACCCTCGCTGGTGACGGTATTGCCGCACTCAGCACACGTCAATGCGAACTCCGTCCCGCCGACGCTAGGTGTCCACTCGGCACCAGTCAGAAGCGTTACACTGTACTCTTCCACGCTTCTCTCGCCGAGAATTTCCGAAAGCCACGCTGGGACATCTCCATCAGGCACCCGTGCATAACAAAAAATATCGTTCTCCGCGGTCGTGAAGGCGTATTCGACCGCCTCGGCATCGAGAAGCGTCTCATGAACGGAGTCGAATTCATCCGCGTGTGCAGTCACTGTCAGGAGAACGGGCACACCCTCGCTGAGTTGTGAGTGATCGACATCGAGCGTAAAGCGTCGGATGATATCCATCTCCTGTAACCGCTTGACACGATCCGAGACGGCCGGTGCCGACAGATCAACCGCCTCGGCGATTTCGCTCCACGGACGACGTGCATCGCTCAGCAACAGTTCGAGGATTTCGAGGTCCGTTTCATCGAGATCGCGCATACCATATTTGATGGCATCGACCAATAAATGTCCTTCCGAATGTTCACTTTGGAGCCAACAGTTTCGGGACCGCCAAATCACCATTATCGAAGCAGAAACCGAAATAAATCGAGCAGACATAGAATCACCTGTATGACGACCACGATCACGGTCAAAGGAATGAGCTGCGAACACTGCGAACAGACCGTCGAAGAGGCACTTCAGAGTGTTTCCGGCGTCTCGGATGCCCGCGCGGATCACGAGGCGGAACGCGCGACAATCGAGGGTGATTCCGACAGTGCCGTCCTCGCCCGAGCGGTCGAAGACGCGGGTTACGAAGCCTCGATGTGAGCACTCCCGCCTACTCCACTCCACAAAAACAAAAGATCGATATAGTGCAGAAAACACACTACTACACACGACCAAATCAATGGCGTACACACTCACCACGACCACCGACGAGCCGTTCGACGACGCAGTGGCCGCGACGACCGATGCGCTCGAAGAGGAGGGGTTCGGCGTCCTCAGTGACATCGACGTTCGTGAGACGCTCGAACAGAAACTCGACATCGACACCCGACAGTACCGCATCCTCGGCGCGTGTAACCCACAGCTCGCTCACGAGGGACTCGACGAAGAACCCGAACTGGGTGCGCTCTTGCCGTGTAACGTCATCGTCTACGAATCCGACGACGGCGTGACCGTGAGCGCGGTCGATCCGGGACAACTCGTCGGCATCACCGACAACCCCGCGCTCGATTCCATCGCCGAGGAGGTCCACGAGCGCTTCGAGCGCGTCCTCGCAACCATCGGCGAGGGAGCGTAACGATGGCCGAGACTCGAACGGACCTCACGACGGTGTTGCTGATCGGTCTCGGAATCCTGATTCTGAGTCCGCTGCTCGTGATGGGGTTCGCAATGCCGATAATGGGCGGGATGTACGGCTACGGTGGGCAGGGAACATTCGGATTCATCGGCTTGCTCGTCCCGCTCGCCGTGCTCCTCGTGGTTCTCGGAGCCGGCTATCTCCTCGTCCGTCGCGTGACCGACCACACCGGCTCGCGTGACGGTGCTCACGAAGAACTCCGTAGCGCCTACGCTCGCGGCGACCTCTCGGACGAGGAGTTCGAAACCCGTCGACAGAAACTCGGCAACGACTGACTCCCTCTCCCCCATGACCCTCGACCTTACACGACGACGATTGCTCGCAGCCGCCGGGAGCGCGTCTCTCGGCGTGCTTGCCGGCTGTTCGTCTTCGTCATCGAACGCCGGCTCGTCCTCGACGACTACTTCGGCAACATCGAACGCCGACCCATCCAGCACGACGGCCGCCTCGCAAACGCCGGCCGTCCCGAAAGACGCCGACCAGCAGCGAACACTCACCGCCACGACCGGCCCGATTTCGCCCAACGGAACCGACCGCTCGAATCCCGCATGGCTCTACGACGGACAGACGCCCGGACCGGAACTGCGGGTCGCCGAGGGTGACGTGCTGCAAGTCGACCTCGAAAACCAGCTTTCCGACCCGACCACCATACACTGGCACGGCATACCGCTCGCCAACCCGATGGACGGCGTGCCGGACGTCACGCAAGCGCCCGTCGACCCCGATAGATCGTTCACCTACACGTTCGAGGCAGCGCCGGCCGGGACGTACTTCTATCACAGTCACGTCGGGCTGCAGCTCGACCGCCACCTTATCGGCCCGCTCATCATCGAGGAGGAGTCGCCACACGTCGCGTTCGACCGCGACATCGTCGTGGTCTTCAACGATTACCTGCGGGGTGCCCCGCAACCAGAATCCGAATGGGCCGCTCAGGGCGGAGGCGGTATGGGTGGTGGAATGGGCGGAGGTATGGGTCGCAATCAGATGGGCGGTGGCATGGGTAACGGGATGAATATGGCCTCGCGGCCGGACTACGCGGGGCTGCTCGCAAACGGCCGCCTTCCCTCAAATCCATCGGAGTTTACCATCAAAAAGAGCGAACGACTCCGAGTCCGATTCATCAATGCCAGCGGGGCGACGACGTTTCACGTCGGTCTCGGTGGCCATCGACTGAACATCACCCATGCCGATGGCCGGCCCGTCGAACCCGTCACGACCGACTCCTTTTCGTTCGGCCCCGGCGAGCGCTACGATGCAGTCGTCGACGCGAACAATTCCGGAGCGTGGGCCATCGAGGCCCGGTCAGTCGATGGCGACGAGCAACCGGCGACCGCGACGCTGCGATACGAGGGTGCGACCGGCACTCCACGCAAACCGTCGTTCGATGGAGGTCAACTCGGCTACGGCGACCTCCAGGCGGTCGAATCCATCGAGGGGCTACAGGGATCGCCCGACCGAACGTTCGACGTCACCCTCTCGGCGGGTCGCGGTCCGGGAACGTGGCTCATCAACGGCCAGCGATTTCCCGACGCGGACCCGTTTGCGGTGAAGGCTGGCGAGCACGTCCGAATACAGATGACCAACCGAAGCCCGGTGGTCCACCCGATGCATCTTCATGGGCACTTCTTCCGCGTCGGCAACGCGCTCAAGGACACGGTAATGGTGCCGGGCCACATGGGCCGAGTCACGATTGACTTCCTCGCGGACAACCCCGGCAAGTGGCTGTTCCACTGTCACAACATCTACCATCTCGACGGCGGTATGGGACGTATCATCGAATACACCGGCTGAACACGAAAACAGGACACTACCTACTATGAGCGAACATTCGACACGTGACGAGGCCGAACGAGGAAACGACCCCGCGACCACCGACACACCGCCGGCCCACCGGGGCGATAGCGGCGGTGACATCGCCCAGACCGACCACTCGGGCCACGAACAGCTGTTTCGCCGGCGCTTCTGGATATCGCTCGTGCTCTCGATTCCGGTCATCGTCTTCAGCGAATTCATCCAGGACGTTTTCAACTACACCGCGCCGGCCTTCCCCGGTAGTGAATGGATAACGCCGGTTCTCTCAGTGGTCGTCTTTGTCTATGGAGGCGTACCGTTCCTCTCGATGGCTCGCACGGAGTTCGAGAACCGAGAGCCGGGCATGATGATGCTCATCTCACTGGCGATCACCGTCGCGTTCGTCTACTCGCTGGCGAGCCTCGTCCTTCCGGGGACGACGCCGTTTTTCTGGGAGCTCGTGACGCTGATCGATATCATGCTGCTGGGCCACTGGATGGAGATGCGCTCGGTCCGGCAGGCCTCGGGCGCACTCGACGAACTCGCAAAGCTCATGCCCGACACCGCGGAGCGCGTCACCGAGGGCGGCGATACCGAGGAAGTTCCGATCGATGAGTTGACCGAGGACGATGTCGTGCTCGTCCGTCCGGGCGCGAGCGTCCCCGCCGACGGCGAGGTCATTGAGGGCGAATCCTCAGTAGATGAATCGATGATTACTGGCGAGTCCCGCGCGGTCGGGAAGGAACCCGGCAACGAGGTCGTCGCTGGGACGGTCAATCAAGATGGCAGCCTTCGGGTGCGGGTGACGACGACAGGCGAGGAGACGACGCTGGCGGGTATCATGCGCCTCGTCGACGAGGCCCAGCAGTCGAAATCCCGGACCCAACTGCTCGCCGACCGGGCGGCAGGCTGGCTGTTCTACGTCGCGCTGGGTGTTGCGGCTCTCACGCTGGTCGGCTGGGTTATCGCGACTGGCTTCGATATCATGGTCCTCGAACGCGTCGTCACCGTCCTCGTCATCGCGTGTCCACACGCGCTGGGGCTGGCGGTCCCGCTTGTGGTCGCCATCAACACCTCGACCGCGGCCCAAAACGGGATGCTCATCCGCGACCGCATCGCCATGGAAGAGTCCCGCAATCTCGATACGGTGATGTTCGACAAGACGGGAACGCTCACGAAAGGCGAACAGGGCGTCGTGGGTGTCGAAACGGCCGACGACTGGAACGAAGAGCGGGCGTTCGGCGTGGCCGCCGCTGTCGAGGGCGACTCCGAGCACATGATCGCCCGCGCCATTCGGAACGCGGCCGACGAGCGCGACGTCGACCGTCCAGGCGTCTCGGAGTTCGAGAACCTCCGCGGACTTGGTGTCCGCGCTACCGTGAATGAGACGACCGTGCATCTCGGCGGCCCGAACCTCCTCAGAAAGTTCGGCATCGAGCGGCCCGAATCCATCACGTCGTTCGCCGAAGAGGCTGGTGCGAACGCACAGACGGTCATCTATCTGGTTCGTGAGGAGACCGACGTGGTCGCCGCGTTCGCGCTCGCGGACGTGATCCGCGAAGAGAGCCACCAGACGATTCGGGCGCTCCACGAGATGGACATCGAGGTGGCGATGATCACCGGTGATTCCGAGGACGTCGCGGCCGCCGTCTCGAAGGAACTCGACATCGATCAGTATTTCGCGGAGGTCCTCCCCGAAGAGAAAGACCGGATGGTCACGGAGTTGCAAGAGGAGGGAAAGATGGTTGCGATGGTCGGCGACGGCGTCAACGACGCGCCCGCGTTGACCCGCGCGGACGTCGGTATCGCCATCGGCTCGGGTACTGACGTCGCCATCGAATCGGGCGACATCATCCTCGTCGAGAACAACCCGCTCGACGTGGTGCGACTCGTGCGCCTCTCGAAGGCGAGTTATCGAAAGATGCAGGAGAATCTCGTGTGGGCGACCGGCTACAACGTCTTCGCGCTCCCGCTGGCCGCGGGGGTACTCGCACCGATTGGTATCCTGCTTTCGCCCGCGGTCGGGGCGGTGCTCATGTCGCTGTCGACGATCATCGTCGCCATCAACGCACGCCGACTCCGTGGGGTAGACCTCTCGTGAGCGAGCGCGGTCAATCCATCTACAATTGGTGGAGCCGTCACGAACGCCTGTTCAGTCGCCTCTACGACGTCGGCTTCCTCGGTCGTAAGACCGAACTCCGCGAGCGGGCGGTGGAGGCGCTCAACCTCGATTCCGGCGAGCGCGTGCTGGAACTCGACTGTGGGCCGGGCAACTCCTTCG from the Halococcus sediminicola genome contains:
- a CDS encoding copper-translocating P-type ATPase — translated: MSEHSTRDEAERGNDPATTDTPPAHRGDSGGDIAQTDHSGHEQLFRRRFWISLVLSIPVIVFSEFIQDVFNYTAPAFPGSEWITPVLSVVVFVYGGVPFLSMARTEFENREPGMMMLISLAITVAFVYSLASLVLPGTTPFFWELVTLIDIMLLGHWMEMRSVRQASGALDELAKLMPDTAERVTEGGDTEEVPIDELTEDDVVLVRPGASVPADGEVIEGESSVDESMITGESRAVGKEPGNEVVAGTVNQDGSLRVRVTTTGEETTLAGIMRLVDEAQQSKSRTQLLADRAAGWLFYVALGVAALTLVGWVIATGFDIMVLERVVTVLVIACPHALGLAVPLVVAINTSTAAQNGMLIRDRIAMEESRNLDTVMFDKTGTLTKGEQGVVGVETADDWNEERAFGVAAAVEGDSEHMIARAIRNAADERDVDRPGVSEFENLRGLGVRATVNETTVHLGGPNLLRKFGIERPESITSFAEEAGANAQTVIYLVREETDVVAAFALADVIREESHQTIRALHEMDIEVAMITGDSEDVAAAVSKELDIDQYFAEVLPEEKDRMVTELQEEGKMVAMVGDGVNDAPALTRADVGIAIGSGTDVAIESGDIILVENNPLDVVRLVRLSKASYRKMQENLVWATGYNVFALPLAAGVLAPIGILLSPAVGAVLMSLSTIIVAINARRLRGVDLS